TCTATCTGCCCCTATTTACAGCCTGGTTAGGCGCATTCGAAATGTCTGCCTGACCACCTGCACGCCCCCGAGAACCCCGTGTCGCGTCATGGCAGCCGGATTCATGCGCACTAGCGTCGCTTTCCGCGGTGACCGGATCGGCCGATCCCGTACACCGCACGGATTCGCCGCGTGGCTTTACTCCATACAAGCCGGATCAGGAGACGTATATGACAAATCTGATCGACCGCCCGACCGAAGAACGGCCTCCCACCCTGCACCGCAAGCCGTCGATCTGCCTGTGCATGATTGTCAAGGACGAGGCAAAGGTCATCGAGCGGTGCCTCGACTCCGTGCGCGACCTGGTGGATGCATGGGTCATTTCCGACACCGGTTCCCGTGACGGAACACAGGAATTGATCCGCGCCACGATGAAGGGAATTCCGGGGGAGCTTCACGAGGACCCGTGGACCAATTTCGGCCACAACCGCACACTGAACATCCAGCGCGCACGCGGCAGGGCCGACTATCTCCTTCTCATCGACGCCGATATGGCCGTCCGACGAGAGGGTCCGCTGTCCGCACTGTCCGAACTGAGCGCCGACTCGTACATGGTGCGTCATCTCGGCGCCCTCGAATACCGCATCCCCCGGCTGGTCAGAGGGGACATCCCATGGCGGTACGAGGGTGCGACCCATGAGTATCTGACCACCGCGCAGCAGCACACCGTCGCCGATCTCCAGGTGCTCAGCATCGAGCACTTCGCCGACGGCGGCTCGCGCGGGGACAAGTTCACCCGGGACGCCCGCCTGCTGCGCCAGGACCTCAAGCGCGATCCGGAC
This sequence is a window from Streptomyces sp. NBC_01217. Protein-coding genes within it:
- a CDS encoding glycosyltransferase — its product is MTNLIDRPTEERPPTLHRKPSICLCMIVKDEAKVIERCLDSVRDLVDAWVISDTGSRDGTQELIRATMKGIPGELHEDPWTNFGHNRTLNIQRARGRADYLLLIDADMAVRREGPLSALSELSADSYMVRHLGALEYRIPRLVRGDIPWRYEGATHEYLTTAQQHTVADLQVLSIEHFADGGSRGDKFTRDARLLRQDLKRDPDNPRTVFYLAQTLRDMGETREAIAAYERRSGMGGWEEEVYYALLQVGVLKAGSGDWPGAMDALTRAWESRPQRLEACFELASRLRKMGRYQAAHAIAVAGLNRPAPKDWLFMEPWIYSWGLLFEHSITAYWTGDARGSLDSCDRLLALPDLPASYRDQTISNRKFAADRVAAGPGRSAPATFARPKSA